A region from the Rosa rugosa chromosome 6, drRosRugo1.1, whole genome shotgun sequence genome encodes:
- the LOC133718088 gene encoding anthranilate synthase alpha subunit 1, chloroplastic: protein MQALCTSHSLVPVISISFRTSSSSLACTPKIKCFPKVKCCSLKNQSLATDAKKFEEVSKYGNLVPLYKCIFSDQLTPVLAYRCLVKEDDREAPSFLFESVDQSTQGRYSVVGAQPAMEIVAKENKVTIMDHEGGCSVEEFVEDPMDIPKRISQGWSPQLIHELPDAFCGGWVGFFSYDTVRYVEKRRLPFSKAPKDDRNLPDMHLGLYDDVIVFDHVEKKIYAIHWVRLDRYSSVEKAYTDGAKRLDELVARVHNIDLPRLSSGAVSLHTHHFGPPLKNSNMTSEAYKDIVKKAKEHILSGDIFQIVLSQRFERRTFADPFEVYRALRTVNPSPYLTYLQARRCILVASSPEILMSAKKKKIVNRPLAGTSRRGKTIEEDKMLEVQLLHDEKQCAEHIMLVDLGRNDVGKVSKFGSVKVERLMNVERYSHVMHISSTVTGELQDGLTCWDALRAALPVGTVSGAPKVKAMELIDQLEVNRRGPYSGGFGAVSFSGDMDIALALRTMVIPTAARFDTMYSYNNGNTRREWVAYLQAGAGIVADSDPDDENQECQNKAAGLARAIDLAEAAFVHEC from the exons ATGCAAGCTCTCTGCACCTCTCACAGCTTGGTTCCGGTCATCAGCATTTCCTTTAGAACCTCAAGCTCATCACTTGCATGTACCCCAAAAATCAAATGCTTCCCAAAAGTCAAATGCTGCTCTCTGAAGAACCAGTCTTTAG CTACTGATGCAAAGAAGTTTGAGGAAGTGTCAAAGTATGGAAATTTGGTTCCCCTTTACAAGTGCATTTTTTCGGACCAGCTCACGCCGGTTCTTGCGTATCGATGCTTGGTGAAGGAAGATGATAGAGAGGCTCCGAGTTTTCTGTTTGAGTCGGTTGATCAGAGCACCCAG GGGCGATATAGTGTTGTTGGAGCTCAACCAGCAATGGAGATTGTGGCAAAAGAAAATAAGGTGACGATAATGGATCATGAAGGAGGGTGTTCAGTAGAGGAGTTTGTTGAGGATCCAATGGATATTCCGAAAAGAATCTCACAGGGTTGGAGTCCCCAACTTATTCATGAACTTCCAGATGCATTTTGTG GTGGTTGGGTAGGCTTCTTTTCATATGATACAGTTCGTTATGTGGAAAAGAGAAGACTGCCATTCTCAAAGGCACCCAAGGATGACAGAAATCTTCCAGACATGCATTTAGGACTCTATGATGATGTTATAGTGTTCGACCATGTGGAGAAG AAAATTTATGCGATTCACTGGGTGAGGTTAGACCGGTACTCCTCAGTTGAGAAAGCCTATACAGATGGAGCAAAACGGTTGGATGAATTAGTGGCTCGAGTACATAACATTGACTT ACCAAGGCTGTCTTCCGGTGCTGTGAGCCTGCATACTCACCATTTTGGTCCTCCTTTAAAGAATTCAAACATGACCAGTGAGGCATACAAGGACATAGTTAAGAAGGCAAAGGAGCATATACTCTCAGGGGATATTTTCCAAATCGTATTAAGTCAGCGATTTGAACGTCGAACATTTGCTGACCCATTTGAAGTCTATAGAGCCCTGAGGACTGTAAATCCGAGTCCATATTTGACTTACTTGCAG GCTAGACGGTGTATACTGGTTGCTTCAAGTCCAGAAATTCTTATGAGTGCAAAGAAG AAAAAGATTGTGAATCGGCCATTAGCTGGAACTTCTAGAAGAGGGAAGACAATTGAAGAGGATAAAATGTTAGAAGTGCAGCTACTTCATGATGAAAAGCAATGTGCAGAACACATCATGCTGGTTGATTTGGGTCGGAATGATGTTGGAAAG GTCTCCAAATTTGGTTCTGTAAAGGTCGAAAGACTAATGAACGTTGAACGATATTCCCATGTCATGCACATAAGCTCTACG GTCACCGGCGAGCTGCAAGACGGTCTCACTTGCTGGGACGCTCTGCGAGCTGCATTGCCTGTTGGAACTGTCAGTGGTGCACCAAAG GTGAAGGCCATGGAGTTAATCGATCAGTTGGAGGTAAACAGGCGTGGCCCATACAGCGGCGGATTTGGAGCAGTATCCTTTTCCGGTGACATGGACATTGCACTAGCTCTGAGGACCATGGTGATTCCAACAGCAGCCCGTTTTGACACAATGTACTCTTACAACAATGGCAACACCCGCCGGGAGTGGGTTGCATATCTTCAAGCTGGTGCTGGTATAGTTGCTGACAGTGATCCTGATGATGAAAACCAAGAGTGCCAGAACAAAGCTGCTGGTCTTGCTCGTGCCATCGACTTGGCTGAGGCCGCATTTGTTCATGAATGTTGA
- the LOC133718090 gene encoding pleckstrin homology domain-containing protein 1 — protein sequence MASLWRAATGLTEKADDHDGVEFWSNPERTGWLTKQGEYIKTWRRRWFVLKQGKLFWFKDSAVTRASRTRGVIPVATCLTVKGAEDVLNKQYAFELSTRSETMYFIADSEKEKEDWINSIGRSIVQHSRSVTDSEVVDYDSNNKN from the coding sequence ATGGCGAGTCTATGGCGGGCCGCGACGGGCCTGACGGAGAAGGCCGACGACCACGACGGCGTGGAGTTCTGGTCAAACCCGGAGCGGACGGGGTGGTTGACCAAGCAAGGCGAGTACATAAAGACGTGGCGTCGCCGGTGGTTCGTTCTGAAGCAAGGGAAGCTGTTCTGGTTCAAGGACTCCGCCGTCACGCGCGCGTCGAGGACACGCGGCGTGATCCCGGTGGCCACGTGCCTGACGGTGAAGGGCGCGGAGGACGTGCTGAACAAGCAGTACGCGTTCGAGCTCTCCACGCGCTCCGAGACCATGTACTTCATCGCCGACTccgagaaggagaaggaggactGGATCAACTCGATCGGACGGTCCATCGTGCAGCACTCGAGGTCCGTCACCGACTCCGAGGTCGTCGATTACGatagcaacaacaagaactaa
- the LOC133718087 gene encoding putative receptor-like protein kinase At3g47110: MELHMLNFCAFRSTYLHVMISLFLLTNLFQPTIFANALSNETDRFALLKFKESIATDPDGLLNSSNDSVHFCKWQGITCGRRHQRVTALNLPDAVLHGTISPYIGNLSFLKDFNLYNNSFSGKIPQQVEHLFRLRDLTLKFNMLEGGIPVNLTFCAELRILDIGENRLTGKIPSDIGSLRKLLYLNLEENNLTGPIPPSLGNLSSLTGLYLAKNSLGGTVPEVLGRLRSLSVFAIGPNNLSGLIPSSLFNISSMNVISLTENKFKGSIPPGIGLNMPNLQLLYLGGNEFSGKIPASISNASKLQRLAFAENNFVGQVPATFGNFPDLWFFQLGKNNLGSNSSNDLGFITALTNCSNLEMVEIGNNNFGGVLPNSVANFSTQLTQLYLGGNQIAGTIPETLGNLNNLIHLSLDGNLFTGIIPASFGKLQKLQRLFLNSNRLSGRIPSSIGNLTQLSVLVSYDNELEGSIPPNIGNCQNMQQMDISDNKLSGDIPSQVIGLSSFSLLLNLSHNLLTGSLPVEVGKLKNINKLDISYNNLNGGIPESIGGCQSVEILLLQGNLFQGIIPSSLVSLRGLQYLDLSRNNLSGHIPKDLQRLPFLIYLNLSSNNLEGEVPKEGVFRNTSAILSLNGNTKLCGGVLELQLPACPVEVPKQRKLHGFKLKFTFSLVAGCCLLFAVIFAIYWRRKTQKKIPLSTVPFINFLSKVSYQTLHQATGGFSPSNQIGSGGFGSVYKGILDQEENSVVAIKVLNLQQKGASKSFVAECNALRNIRHKNLVKILTCCSSTDYNGNDFKALVFEYMSNGSLEEWLHRENQSGSLNLLQRLNIAFDVASALCYLHDHCEPQIIHRDMKPSNVLLDDDMVARVADFGLARLIPPTTDSSENQSSTVGIKGTIGYAAPEYAIGVEPSIQGDVYSYGILVLQLFTGRRPTDEMFVDGCNIHTFVKTAIQGRLMQIVDPTLIATLQETATSTTNNEVTNIRGYNNEIEVDEGNIENENLSTMNTYVWKCILPTLKIGLACSEESPRNRMSMEEVHRELHHIKNAYTAVDIRRERPRRS, encoded by the exons ATGGAGCTTCATATGCTCAACTTCTGTGCATTTCGGTCTACCTACCTTCATGTCATGATCTCCCTTTTCCTTCTCACCAACCTTTTCCAACCTACTATCTTTGCAAATGCATTGAGCAATGAAACTGATCGATTCGCTTTGCTGAAATTCAAAGAATCCATAGCCACCGATCCAGACGGGCTGTTGAACTCATCGAATGACTCCGTTCACTTCTGCAAATGGCAAGGAATTACTTGTGGCAGACGGCATCAAAGAGTAACAGCCTTGAACCTACCAGACGCTGTTTTGCACGGAACCATATCACCATACATTGGCAACCTCTCCTTTCTCAAGGACTTCAACCTTTACAACAACAGCTTCTCTGGCAAGATTCCACAACAAGTTGAACATTTATTCCGACTACGAGATCTCACTCTCAAATTCAACATGTTGGAGGGGGGAATTCCAGTCAACCTGACCTTCTGTGCGGAACTGAGAATCTTAGATATCGGAGAAAACCGCCTTACCGGCAAAATTCCTTCAGATATCGGGTCATTGAGGAAGCTTTTGTATCTCAATCTAGAGGAAAACAATCTGACGGGACCCATCCCACCTTCCTTGGGGAATCTTTCATCACTCACTGGACTTTACTTGGCAAAGAACAGTTTGGGGGGCACCGTTCCAGAGGTGCTAGGCCGACTGAGAAGCTTATCAGTCTTTGCAATTGGTCCCAATAATCTCTCTGGTTTGATCCCTTCCTCGCTTTTTAACATATCATCTATGAACGTCATCTCACTTACAGAAAATAAGTTTAAGGGCAGTATTCCGCCTGGTATAGGCCTAAACATGCCTAATCTCCAACTATTGTACCTCGGCGGAAATGAATTCTCTGGGAAAATCCCGGCCTCAATTTCCAATGCTTCTAAGCTTCAGAGGCTTGCTTTTGCGGAAAATAATTTTGTTGGGCAAGTTCCCGCaacttttggaaattttcctGATCTTTGGTTTTTCCAGTTAGGCAAAAATAATCTAGGAAGTAATTCATCAAATGATTTGGGATTTATAACTGCCTTGACAAATTGCAGCAATCTGGAAATGGTTGAAATAGGTAATAACAATTTTGGAGGTGTTTTACCAAACTCTGTAGCCAATTTCTCAACCCAACTAACTCAACTCTACCTTGGGGGCAATCAAATAGCGGGAACGATTCCTGAAACATTAGGAAATCTCAACAATTTAATACACTTGAGCCTGGATGGAAACTTGTTCACAGGTATCATTCCAGCTTCTTTTGGGAAGTTACAGAAGCTGCAAAGATTATTTTTAAATTCCAATAGATTATCAGGACGGATCCCATCTTCCATAGGAAACCTCACCCAATTGTCAGTCCTCGTATCATATGATAATGAATTAGAAGGAAGCATTCCTCCAAATATTGGTAACTGCCAAAATATGCAGCAGATGGATATATCAGACAATAAGCTTAGTGGAGATATACCATCACAGGTCATTGGTCtgtcctccttctctctcttgcTCAACTTATCGCACAACTTGCTAACTGGCAGCCTGCCTGTGGAAGTGGGTAAGCTGAAGAACATCAACAAGCTGGACATCTCTTATAATAATTTGAACGGAGGAATTCCAGAAAGTATTGGAGGCTGTCAGAGCGTTGAAATTCTTTTACTACAAGGGAATCTCTTTCAAGGAATCATACCTTCttctttggtttctttgagaGGTCTTCAGTATCTAGATCTTTCACGGAACAACTTGTCAGGACATATTCCAAAAGACCTACAGAGACTTCCGTTCTTGATATATCTAAACCTTTCATCCAATAATCTGGAGGGTGAGGTACCGAAAGAAGGAGTTTTTCGAAACACAAGTGCAATATTATCATTGAATGGAAATACCAAACTTTGTGGTGGGGTTTTGGAATTGCAGCTACCAGCATGCCCCGTCGAAGTCCCAAAGCAGAGAAAGTTGCATGGTTTCAAACTAAAGTTCACATTTTCTTTAGTCGCTGGATGCTGTCTTTTGTTTGCAGTCATCTTTGCAATTTATTGGAGGAGAAAAACTCAAAAGAAGATACCATTATCTACAGTGCCATTTATCAACTTCCTTTCAAAGGTTTCATACCAGACACTTCATCAAGCTACTGGCGGATTCTCTCCGAGCAATCAAATTGGATCAGGCGGTTTTGGCTCTGTATACAAAGGGATTCttgatcaagaagaaaacagTGTTGTTGCCATAAAGGTCCTCAACCTTCAACAGAAAGGAGCTTCCAAGAGTTTTGTGGCTGAATGCAATGCACTGAGAAATATCCGGCACAAGAATCTTGTGAAGATCTTAACATGTTGCTCCAGCACGGATTACAATGGTAATGACTTCAAAGCTCTAGTTTTTGAGTATATGTCAAATGGAAGTTTAGAGGAGTGGCTGCACAGAGAAAACCAATCAGGGAGTCTGAACCTTCTCCAGAGATTGAATATTGCTTTTGATGTGGCTTCTGCATTGTGTTATCTTCATGACCATTGTGAACCACAAATTATTCACCGTGACATGAAGCCAAGCAACGTTCTTCTTGACGATGACATGGTTGCTCGTGTCGCTGATTTTGGATTAGCAAGACTCATCCCACCGACCACGGACTCCTCTGAAAATCAAAGTAGTACAGTTGGGATAAAGGGAACCATTGGCTATGCTGCTCCAG AGTATGCAATTGGTGTTGAGCCATCAATACAAGGGGATGTATACAGTTACGGGATCCTTGTGTTGCAATTATTCACGGGAAGAAGACCCACTGATGAAATGTTTGTAGACGGTTGCAATATCCATACTTTTGTTAAGACGGCCATACAAGGAAGACTTATGCAAATTGTGGATCCTACTCTTATTGCCACTCTACAAGAGACTGCAACTTCAACAACAAACAATGAAGTGACCAACATCCGTGGTTACAACAATGAAATCGAAGTTGATGAAGGCAACATTGAAAATGAGAATTTAAGCACGATGAACACGTATGTGTGGAAGTGCATACTTCCAACCCTCAAGATTGGACTTGCATGCTCGGAAGAATCACCAAGGAATAGGATGTCTATGGAGGAGGTCCACAGGGAACTACACCATATAAAAAATGCTTACACTGCTGTTGACATCCGTCGAGAGAGGCCAAGAAGAAGCTAA